AGCCCTGATTGTAGCGGCATCCTTTTATAGGCTTTTTAGACTATAAAAGATACAGCGAAAAGCGGGAAATAGCTCCTAAAAACTATGAAAAAAATTGCATTTCTTATCCTCCCACTACTGTTACTAATGTCCTGTTATGATGCGGAACATAATTGCAAAGATTTCAAAACGGGAAAATTTAAATTTGAGTATGAAGTAAACGGTGTCAAAAAAACAACTTTTTTTGTTCGTAATGATAGTTTAGAAATTGAAACTTTTGACGGCAAAACAGATACGGCATCCGTGAGATGGTTAAATGATTGCGAGTATGTTTTGCGAAAATTACATCCAAAAAACATGGCTGAGGAAAAACCAATTGGTATGAAAATTTTGACAACCTCAAAAAATTCTTATACCTTTGAATTTGGTATGGTTGGCGATGATGCGAAACAAAGAGGAACTGTCACCAAAATTTCTGATAATTAAAAAATTGATTAACCCATAACTAAATAACATGGAAGTATTTTTGAATCCCGATGCATGGATAGCCTTATTAACATTGACTTTTCTAGAAATTGTATTAGGAATTGACAACATCATTTTTATATCAATTGCTACAGGGAAACTGCCTGTTGAAAAACGTAAAAAAGCAACAAAAATAGGAATGTTCCTTGCTATGTTCATGAGAATCGCGTTGCTATTTGGTATCAATTTGTTAATTCAAATGAAGAAACCTTGGTTTACAATTGATTTAAGTTGGTTTTCCGCAGGAGTTACTGGACAAAGTATAATTCTATTACTTGGAGGATTGTTCCTAATCTATAAAAGTACCAAAGAAATCCATGAAAAAGTGGACGAAAAAGGACACGAAGAACAAGAAATCAGTAACGCTGCTACAAAATCATTTCAAAATGTACTTTTACAAATTATTATGATTGATTTGGTTTTCTCTTTTGATAGTATTCTTACTGCAGTTGGGATGACAAACGGAGTTCCTGGAGCTATATATATTATGATTACTGCTGTAGTTGTATCGGTATTAATTATGATGCAATTTGCGGTTCCTGTAGGGAATTTTGTGAACAAACACCCATCCATTCAAATTCTTGGATTATCCTTTTTAATCCTTATTGGGTTTATGTTACTTACTGAAAGTGCACATTTATCAAATGCTTTAATCTTTGGAAACCATGTAACGCCAGTTCCAAAAGGCTATTTATATTTTGCCATCTCTTTCTCTTTATTAGTAGAGGTTTTGAATATGAAAGTAAAGAAAAACAAATAATTTTTATACTATAAAAAGCTCCTTCACGGGAGTTTTTTATTTTTATATCCTATTTTACAAATTAACCTAGTCGCAAATAATCCCCATGAAAAATACCATTTCCCATAGAGTTGCTGACTTTCTAAAAAACTTTCCGCCTTTCAACTTTTTACATCAAAAAGATATTGAAAGCCTTTCTGAACAAATATCAATTATTTACAAAGAAAAGGATTGTTTAATCTTTGCCGAAAATGAAGAAACGCATACGTCTTTTTATGTGGTTCACAAAGGTGCGGTAGCGCTTAGAAAAGGACCAAATCATGACGTTTTGGATATTTGTGACGAAGGAGATATTTTTGGGCTGAGACCACTTATAGCTAATGAAAACTATAAAATGGAAGCCATAACTTATGAAGAAAGTATTCTATATGCCATTCCAATAGCTATTTTTAAACCCTATGCACTTGAGAATAAAGCAGTAGGTAATTTTTTGATAGAAAGTTTTGCTTCGAATACACGCAATCCATATTCCAAAAGCCACAGAGGAAAACTATATGGAGATACCATTGGAAACGAAACTTTGGATAGTGATACAAAATTATTGGATTTACAACCTGTAAAATATTCGAAAAAATTAATTACTTGTTCTTCTTCAACTACTGTAAAAGAGGTTGCCGAAATTATGACCAAAAAAAATGTGGGAGCAATTCTTGTTGTAGAAGACACACTTCCCATAGGGATCATAACGGACAAAGATTTAAGAAACAAAGTGGTAACTGGTAAATTTCCAATTACTACAACAGCGGCAACAGTAATGACAGCTCCTGTAATTACTTATCCTAAAAAAATGACTGTTACTCAGGCTCAAATGGCCATGATGAAAAGCAATATCAGTCATTTGTGCCTTACAAAAGATGGCACAACAAATTCTAAAGCAGTAGGAATATTATCAAAACATGATGTTATGGTCTCGCTTGGTAATAATCCAGCGGTATTGATAAAAGCTATAAAAAGAGCTAAAAAATTCAAAAATATAAAACCAATTCGTGCAAGTATAATGCACTTGCTACAAGGATATTTAGATCAAAATATCCCTATTACTTTAACTTCTAAAATAATTACAGAACTAAATGATGCCTGTATCAAGCAAGTTATAGAAATAGCACTTCTTAAAATGAAAACACCTCCGCCAGTAAAATTTGGATGGTTAGCATTAGGAAGTCAAGGCAGAAGTGAACAGTTATTGCATACAGATCAAGACAACGCCTTAGTATATGAAGATGTTGCCGAAGAACTAAAAGCGGAAACTAAAGAATATTTTTTGAAATTGGCAGCTTATGTCAATAAAGGACTTTTTGAAATTGGATATGATTATTGCCCAGCAGAAATGATGGCTTCTAATCCAAAATGGTGTTTAAGCCTAAGTGAATGGCAAAATTTAGTTTACCATTGGATTACAAACCCTGGCAAGAACGAAGTTTTATTATCTTTTATATTTTTTGATTATAGCCTATCCTATGGAAATAGTGAACTTGTAAACAAATTATCCGATTTTATTTTTGAAAATGTAAAAGCAAATCCTGTATTTTATATTCATTTAGTAAGTGGCGCATTGCAAAGCCCATCTCCTACTGGATTCTTTAGACAGTTTTTATTAGAACAAGACGGTGCTCATAAAGATTTTTTTGATATAAAAAGAAGGGCTTTAATGCCACTTACAGATGCTGCAAGAGTGTTAATTCTATCACATTCTGTGAAATCAATTAGTAATACACCAGAGCGTTTTGAAAAATTAGCAGATTTAGAACCTAGCAACAGAGAGTTATATTTTGCTTGTTCCTATTCGTACAAAGCATTATTAAAATTCAGAACAAAACAAGGACTTCAACATCATGATTCTGGCCAATATATTGCTCTTGATGCTCTTTCCAAATTAGATAAAATAAAACTAAAACGCACTTTCAAAACAATCAAAGAATTGCAGGAACTTATTACTATCCGATTTAATGCTTCTAACCTATTATAATGGCACACATTTTTGACAAAACGAAACAGTTTATAGCGGCACTTTTTGGCAAAACCAAAGAACCAATTGACGAACAATTACTTCAATCTATTGAATCGACTCGCTTTGTTGTTTTGGATACAGAAACAACTGGTTTTGATTATACAAACGACCGAATTCTTTGTATTGGAGCATTAACTTTACAAAACAGTGTAATTTCTGTTGGAGATAGTTTTGAAGTTTTTATAGAACAAGAACATTATAACCAAACCACAGCACAAATTCACGGAATATTAAAAGATTGTATTGCAACTAGACCTACTGAATTAGAAGCTTTACAGCAGTTTTTAGAATATCTAGGTGATTCCATTATTATTGCACATCATACTATATTTGACGTCACTATGATTAATAAAGCCTTAGAGCGAAACGGATTACCATTGCTAAAAAACAAAACTTTGGATACTGCCATACTTTATAAAAGAACTTTATTATCCTCCTATTTATTAGAACGAAAAGACAATTATAGCTTAGATGATCTGGCGGACAAATTTGATATTTCTAAAAAAGACCGCCATATCGCCATGGGTGATGCGTATATTACGGCTATTGCTTTCTTGAAGATTCTAAACAAATTAAGCGAAAAAAAAGAAATTACATTAGTTCAATTATTCAAATAATACCATAAAAAAAGCTCCTGAAAAGGAGCTTTTTTACTATTCTAAAGTTAATGTTATCTGACCATCATCGTCAAGTTGAATATCAGAATCATCAACATCCATTTCTGTTTGAACTTGTAAGTCTTCTGGAATAACTTCTTCGGGAGCTTCGTATGGCAAAGAATCTAATAAATTAACCTGTTTCAATTTATCCGTTGTTAATTGATTACCAAGCGCTTTAAATCCTTTTACAGCGATAAAAGACTCAATATCAACAACCATGTTTTCTTTTTGAACTCCTTTTATTTTGGTGAAAACCAATTCTGCAACTGGACGATAATCCGTAGAAACTATTTCGAGTTGTGAATTTGGGTTTTCAGTTATAAAACTTTCTTCTTTATTTTCGGTTTCTGCCAAAAAGCGTTTGATATAATAACGTTCTTTTTCGCCATCAAAATAAATCGCTGAAATAGGTTTCTTAGGAATCCATTTTTCTAACACAACCATATCTTCATCAAAATGGGTCGATAATTCTGGTGTAATTACTTTCAGTTTCCCCGATTGAGAAACCACCAAAATTTTATCATTTGGTCTAAATTCTCCTAATAATTCCCCTCTTGCATCAACATTCAATCGTTGCACCGTATCATCGTACCAAATTTTTCTTGGTAACAAAGTAGAAATTCCTTTCTCTTTCAATTCAATTTTCTTGATTGGATATTTAGTAACTAAATTTCCTTTAGAGGCACGACCTTTAATAGCTAAATTAGCAAAATCAATATCAAATTTAAGTTTCTTAACGCTTCCTACCTGACGCAATAAAATCGTGATTACCTCAGCTTCGCCATTTGGATTGCAAGAGAAATACAACACTTGTGACCCTGCAGTTTCATTTGTTAAATCATAGGCTTTATCACGTGTTACACCAGAAACATTGAAACGCTTTATATAAGATGGTCCTGATTTACCATCGCGATAAATCATATTATAAATGGTGCGCTTATCGCTTTTGTCAAAAATAGCTACATGGATAATATCTTTACCAACAAAAGTTTTGGCATCAACTTTTGTAATCATCATTTTCCCGTCACGCATAAAAACAATAACATCGTCAATATCCGAACAATCCGTAACATATTCATCTTTTTTCAAGCTTGTTCCCACAAAGCCTTCTTCTCTGTTTACATATAATTTGGTGTTTCTTAAAACTACTTTTGTAGCCTCAATATCATCAAAAATTCGGAGTTCCGTTTGACGCTCACGTCCTTTTCCGTATTTCTCTTTTAATCGTGTAAAATAAGCGATTGCAAAGTCAACTAAATGCTCTAAATCATATTTTACTTGTTCGATATCACCTTCAAGTGCTTCAATTTTATCTTGCGCTTTATTACTGTCAAATCTAGAAATACGCATGATTCGGATTTCCAATAAACGGGTAATATCATCTTGAGTAACTTCGCGTTTCAAATGTTTAATATGCGGTTTCAATCCTTCGTCAACGGCTAAATAAACGCCTTCTTTCGTAGTTTCTTCCTCAATTAAACGATACACTTTTTTCTCAATAAAAATACGTTCCAAAGAAGCAAAATGCCATTGTTCTTCTAATTCGGCTAATTGTATTTCTAATTCGCTTTTCAGCAAACTAACGGTTCTGTCAGTTGAAATTTTCAACATTTCAGAAACCCCAATAAAAAGCGGTTTGTTATCCTCAATTACACAACCTAATGGCGCTACAGAAGTCTCGCAAGCAGTAAAAGCAAATAACGCATCAATGGTTTTATCTGGTGAAACACCTGGAAAAAGATGAATTAAAATCTCAACATCGGCTGCTGTATTGTCTTCAATCTTTTTAATTTTGATTTTCCCTTTATCATTCGCTTTCAAAATACTATCAATCAAACTGGATGTATTTGTTGAAAATGGAATTTGGGTAATCGCTAAGGTATTTTTATCTATTTGCGAAATTTTTGCACGTACACGTACCCGTCCTCCTCGCATTCCATCATTATAATTTGACACATCCGCTATACCGGCAGTCATAAAATCTGGATATAAAGTAAAAGGCTTTCCTTTTAATATTTTTATAGAAGAATCAATTAACTCATTAAAATTATGAGGTAAAACTTTTGTCGAAAGTCCAACTGCAATACCTTCCGCACCCTGCGCTAAAAGCAATGGAAATTTCACCGGAAGATTATTAGGTTCTGCTCTTCTTCCATCGTATGAAACGCCCCAATCCGTAATTTTTGGGCTATATAAAACCTCTAAAGCAAATTTTGACAAACGTGCTTCAATATAACGTGAAGCAGCTGCGCCATCTCCTGTTAGAATATTTCCCCAGTTCCCTTGACAATCTATAAGTAATTCTTTCTGACCTATTTGCACCATAGCATCCCCAATACTCTGATCCCCATGAGGATGGTATTGCATGGTATGCCCTACAACATTGGCTACTTTATTGTATCGACCGTCATCTAACTCTTTTAGAGAATGCATAATTCGGCGTTGTACCGGTTTGAATCCGTCTTCAATAGCGGGAACTGCACGTTCTAGAATTACATAAGAGGCATAATCCAAAAACCAATCTTTATACATACCAGTAACTTTAGTAATTGTATCCTGGCTGTCCTCGTCTTCGTTATCGTAAAAATGCTGTCCTTCAAAAGATTTTCCTTCATTTTGATTTTCATCAAAAGTATGATCGTCTTCTTGGCCTTCTGCGTTTGTAATATCGTCTTCCTCGTCTTTCATTTATTCTAATTCGAAATTAAAATTCGATTTTATTTATATGCTTTTAAACTTTTTCAATTACGTCTGCTTCAACCTTCAGATTCTTGATGATAAAATCTTGTCGGTCAGGTGTATTTTTACCCATATAAAAAGACAGCAATTGTTCAACCGATGTATTTTTGTCCATCATAATAGGATCTAAGCGAATGTCTTCACCAATAAAAAACTGGAACTCATTTGGCGAGATTTCTCCTAATCCTTTAAATCGTGTAATTTCAGGCTTAGGTTTTAGTTTTTCAATTGCATTCTTTCGTTCTTCATCGGAATAACAATAAATGGTTTCTTTCTTGTTTCTAACCCTAAAAAGTGGTGTTTGCAAAATATACAAATGCCCTTCTTTGATTAGTTCTGGAAAAAACTGAAGAAAAAACGTTATCAATAACAATCGGATGTGCATTCCATCAACATCGGCATCCGTTGCAATAACAATATTGTTGTAGCGTAATTTTTCCAAACCATCTTCAATATCCAAAGCAGCTTGCAACAAATTGAATTCTTCATTTTCGTACACAATTTTTTTGCTCATCCCGTAAGAGTTCAACGGTTTTCCTCTCAAACTGAAAACCGCTTGTGTATTAACATCACGCGATTTTGTTATGGAACCTGAAGCAGAATCTCCCTCGGTAATAAAAAGGGTACTTTCTAAATTTCTAGGATTCTTAATATCTGGTAAATGTGCCCGACAATCTCTCAATTTCTTGTTATGCAAATTGGCTTTTTTGGCACGATCTGTAGCTAATTTTCGAATACCTGAAAGTTCTTTTCTTTCGCGCTCCGCTTGCAGTATTTTTCGCAAAAGCAAATCAGCTGTTTCCGGGTTTTTATGCAAATAATTGTCTAAATTATTTTTGACAAAATCATTTACAAAAGTACGCACTGATTGCATTCCCGGCTCTGAACCCATATCCGTCGAACCTAATTTGGTTTTTGTTTGTGATTCAAAAACAGGTTCCATTACTTTAATACTAACCGCACTTACGATTGATTTTCGGATATCCGAAGGTTCAAAACCTTTATTATAAAATTCCCGAATAGTTTTCACAACTGCTTCCCGAAAAGCAACTAAATGTGTTCCTCCTTGGGTAGTATTTTGCCCATTTACAAAAGAGTGATACTCTTCGCTATATTGAGACTTACTGTGTGTCATGGCTACCTCAATATCATCTCCTTTTAGATGAATAATGGGATAAATCATATCTTCAACAGAAATATTTTCATCCAATAAATCCTTCAATCCATTGTCTGAATAATATTTTTCGCCATTATAAATTATGGATAAACCCGTATTTAGGTAACAATAATTTTTAAGCATTTTGATTATATATTCATTTCTGAATTTATAATTTTTAAAAATAGCTTCGTCTGGGATAAAAGTTACTTTCGTTCCTTTTCTTTTGGTTGTATCAATGATTTCTTCATCAAGAACTAGATTTCCTCCCGAAAACTCAGCTGCTTTTTGTTTATCATCACGAACAGATTCTACACGGAAATAGTTAGACAAAGCATTTACTGCCTTTGTCCCCACTCCATTCAAACCAACTGATTTCTTAAATGCAAGAGAGTCATATTTCCCTCCTGTATTCATTTTAGAAACCACATCAATTACTTTTCCAAGGGGAATTCCACGACCGTAATCGCGAACTGAAACTGTTTTGTCTTTGATGGTTACTTCGATGGTTTTACCTGCACCCATAACAAACTCATCTATACAGTTATCGAGTACCTCTTTTAACAGAATATAAATACCATCATCTGGTGAAGATCCATCTCCAAGTTTCCCAATATACATTCCGGGACGCATACGGATGTGTTCTTTCCAGTCGAGCGAACGAATATTATCTTCGTTGTATTGATTTTGATCGGACATTTTAAATTTTATCGAATTTGACTACGTTCAGTTCGGTCTTTGCTTTTTGCATTAACCTCGGGTGTGCTAATATAGTGCAATTTGATAAAATTATGAAGCAGGTGAAATCAAAGTTATTAAGAATGATATTGACATTTTTTAATTCAAAGATTGAAAAATCACATCTGCCTAAAAACTAAAAATTCTGTATACTATCTTTCAGCTGTTTATCTAAATCTGGATTAGAAATTCTACCTTTCTCAACATCAAAATTATCATTGAAACTAGGCAAAGAAAACGTTGCTTTTACGATTGCTCCATAACGTGGAAAAGCATTTTTAGCAATTTCTAGAACCGATGCTCCTCCTCTTGCCCCTGGCGAAGTAGCCATAAGCAACATGGGTTTATCCTGAAACACTTTCGCGCCAATTCTAGAACACCAGTCGAAAACATTTTTGAAAGCCGCAGAATAATTTGCATTATTCTCAGCCATAGAAACCACAAGTATATCTGCGCCTGCAATTTTATCCAAAAAAGCTTTCGCTAATGGATGTTGACCAATGGTCACTTCAATATCAACACTAAAAATTGGCATTTGAAAATCGTTCAAATCCAAGACTTCCACTTCTGCATTTTCAAAAAGACTAGCTGCATAAGTAGCTAATTTTTTATTGATGGAATTTTTACTAGGGCTTGCGCCAAAAGCTATAATTTTCATGACAATTTGTTTTAGTAAGATTAATTATTTCGCACTTTCTTGTATTCTAATTCTTCCCCTAGCTTTTTCAAATTTAAAATACTTTTAAATTCATTTCTGGAAGATTTAACAATAAACGAAGAAGAATCAATCATTGTTGATTTTACTTTTGTCAATGAATCAATTCTTTTCAAATCTTCTTCAGAATATATATATTTGATTTTAAGAACATTATTTACTAGACGAATTGCATTTATTTTCCAAAAAATGGAATCTTTGTAATTAAGAACCAATTGACCATTAAATCGCTTTGCTTTTTGAGTATTTGAAAAAATAAAAAAAGTATCAATTTGTTTATTTGAAAATTCAACTGAATCTTTAAAGTATTTAAAATCAAAAACATCTCTGTTGAATTTAGAAATATATTTATTACCTACCTTATCAAAATTTAGTTTTATAGAATCAAAATCTTTTTTATGAAATCTAAACTTGTCATAATACTCCTTTAAAATTAAGTTTTCTTGAACATTAATATAGACCGAGTCTTGATTCATAAACAATCCCTTGAATTTATATGGGATTTTAGACAATTCAGAATCATTTATGGGCTGAGGATTTTCGAAATAAAAATTGAGTCCACTAGGCACCGCTTCAACTTTTTTACAAGAAAGAAATGCAAATAATCCTAACGCTATAAAATATTTTTTCATTTTATGGTTTTCTTTAAACTAAAAGTACTAAAAAATGAAACGCAAAAAAAATTGCATAAAAAAACCTGCAAAATTTCTCTTGCAGGCTTTTCATATAGATTTATGTTAGTTATACATTAAAACGGAAATGCATTACATCACCATCTTTAACCACATATTCTTTTCCTTCTACTTTAAACTTTCCAGCTTCTTTACATTTAGCTTCAGAACCATAATGAATAAAATCTTCATACGAAATTACTTCAGCACGAATAAAACCTTTTTCAAAATCAGTATGAATAACTCCTGCAGCTTGTGGCGCAGTTGCTCCAATATTAATAGTCCAAGCACGTACTTCCTTCACACCTGCGGTAAAATA
Above is a window of Flavobacterium sp. 123 DNA encoding:
- a CDS encoding DNA topoisomerase IV, which gives rise to MKKIAFLILPLLLLMSCYDAEHNCKDFKTGKFKFEYEVNGVKKTTFFVRNDSLEIETFDGKTDTASVRWLNDCEYVLRKLHPKNMAEEKPIGMKILTTSKNSYTFEFGMVGDDAKQRGTVTKISDN
- a CDS encoding TerC family protein translates to MEVFLNPDAWIALLTLTFLEIVLGIDNIIFISIATGKLPVEKRKKATKIGMFLAMFMRIALLFGINLLIQMKKPWFTIDLSWFSAGVTGQSIILLLGGLFLIYKSTKEIHEKVDEKGHEEQEISNAATKSFQNVLLQIIMIDLVFSFDSILTAVGMTNGVPGAIYIMITAVVVSVLIMMQFAVPVGNFVNKHPSIQILGLSFLILIGFMLLTESAHLSNALIFGNHVTPVPKGYLYFAISFSLLVEVLNMKVKKNK
- a CDS encoding DUF294 nucleotidyltransferase-like domain-containing protein → MKNTISHRVADFLKNFPPFNFLHQKDIESLSEQISIIYKEKDCLIFAENEETHTSFYVVHKGAVALRKGPNHDVLDICDEGDIFGLRPLIANENYKMEAITYEESILYAIPIAIFKPYALENKAVGNFLIESFASNTRNPYSKSHRGKLYGDTIGNETLDSDTKLLDLQPVKYSKKLITCSSSTTVKEVAEIMTKKNVGAILVVEDTLPIGIITDKDLRNKVVTGKFPITTTAATVMTAPVITYPKKMTVTQAQMAMMKSNISHLCLTKDGTTNSKAVGILSKHDVMVSLGNNPAVLIKAIKRAKKFKNIKPIRASIMHLLQGYLDQNIPITLTSKIITELNDACIKQVIEIALLKMKTPPPVKFGWLALGSQGRSEQLLHTDQDNALVYEDVAEELKAETKEYFLKLAAYVNKGLFEIGYDYCPAEMMASNPKWCLSLSEWQNLVYHWITNPGKNEVLLSFIFFDYSLSYGNSELVNKLSDFIFENVKANPVFYIHLVSGALQSPSPTGFFRQFLLEQDGAHKDFFDIKRRALMPLTDAARVLILSHSVKSISNTPERFEKLADLEPSNRELYFACSYSYKALLKFRTKQGLQHHDSGQYIALDALSKLDKIKLKRTFKTIKELQELITIRFNASNLL
- a CDS encoding PolC-type DNA polymerase III, with protein sequence MAHIFDKTKQFIAALFGKTKEPIDEQLLQSIESTRFVVLDTETTGFDYTNDRILCIGALTLQNSVISVGDSFEVFIEQEHYNQTTAQIHGILKDCIATRPTELEALQQFLEYLGDSIIIAHHTIFDVTMINKALERNGLPLLKNKTLDTAILYKRTLLSSYLLERKDNYSLDDLADKFDISKKDRHIAMGDAYITAIAFLKILNKLSEKKEITLVQLFK
- a CDS encoding DNA gyrase/topoisomerase IV subunit A; this translates as MKDEEDDITNAEGQEDDHTFDENQNEGKSFEGQHFYDNEDEDSQDTITKVTGMYKDWFLDYASYVILERAVPAIEDGFKPVQRRIMHSLKELDDGRYNKVANVVGHTMQYHPHGDQSIGDAMVQIGQKELLIDCQGNWGNILTGDGAAASRYIEARLSKFALEVLYSPKITDWGVSYDGRRAEPNNLPVKFPLLLAQGAEGIAVGLSTKVLPHNFNELIDSSIKILKGKPFTLYPDFMTAGIADVSNYNDGMRGGRVRVRAKISQIDKNTLAITQIPFSTNTSSLIDSILKANDKGKIKIKKIEDNTAADVEILIHLFPGVSPDKTIDALFAFTACETSVAPLGCVIEDNKPLFIGVSEMLKISTDRTVSLLKSELEIQLAELEEQWHFASLERIFIEKKVYRLIEEETTKEGVYLAVDEGLKPHIKHLKREVTQDDITRLLEIRIMRISRFDSNKAQDKIEALEGDIEQVKYDLEHLVDFAIAYFTRLKEKYGKGRERQTELRIFDDIEATKVVLRNTKLYVNREEGFVGTSLKKDEYVTDCSDIDDVIVFMRDGKMMITKVDAKTFVGKDIIHVAIFDKSDKRTIYNMIYRDGKSGPSYIKRFNVSGVTRDKAYDLTNETAGSQVLYFSCNPNGEAEVITILLRQVGSVKKLKFDIDFANLAIKGRASKGNLVTKYPIKKIELKEKGISTLLPRKIWYDDTVQRLNVDARGELLGEFRPNDKILVVSQSGKLKVITPELSTHFDEDMVVLEKWIPKKPISAIYFDGEKERYYIKRFLAETENKEESFITENPNSQLEIVSTDYRPVAELVFTKIKGVQKENMVVDIESFIAVKGFKALGNQLTTDKLKQVNLLDSLPYEAPEEVIPEDLQVQTEMDVDDSDIQLDDDGQITLTLE
- a CDS encoding DNA topoisomerase IV subunit B; protein product: MSDQNQYNEDNIRSLDWKEHIRMRPGMYIGKLGDGSSPDDGIYILLKEVLDNCIDEFVMGAGKTIEVTIKDKTVSVRDYGRGIPLGKVIDVVSKMNTGGKYDSLAFKKSVGLNGVGTKAVNALSNYFRVESVRDDKQKAAEFSGGNLVLDEEIIDTTKRKGTKVTFIPDEAIFKNYKFRNEYIIKMLKNYCYLNTGLSIIYNGEKYYSDNGLKDLLDENISVEDMIYPIIHLKGDDIEVAMTHSKSQYSEEYHSFVNGQNTTQGGTHLVAFREAVVKTIREFYNKGFEPSDIRKSIVSAVSIKVMEPVFESQTKTKLGSTDMGSEPGMQSVRTFVNDFVKNNLDNYLHKNPETADLLLRKILQAERERKELSGIRKLATDRAKKANLHNKKLRDCRAHLPDIKNPRNLESTLFITEGDSASGSITKSRDVNTQAVFSLRGKPLNSYGMSKKIVYENEEFNLLQAALDIEDGLEKLRYNNIVIATDADVDGMHIRLLLITFFLQFFPELIKEGHLYILQTPLFRVRNKKETIYCYSDEERKNAIEKLKPKPEITRFKGLGEISPNEFQFFIGEDIRLDPIMMDKNTSVEQLLSFYMGKNTPDRQDFIIKNLKVEADVIEKV
- a CDS encoding NADPH-dependent FMN reductase, translating into MKIIAFGASPSKNSINKKLATYAASLFENAEVEVLDLNDFQMPIFSVDIEVTIGQHPLAKAFLDKIAGADILVVSMAENNANYSAAFKNVFDWCSRIGAKVFQDKPMLLMATSPGARGGASVLEIAKNAFPRYGAIVKATFSLPSFNDNFDVEKGRISNPDLDKQLKDSIQNF